In the Sus scrofa isolate TJ Tabasco breed Duroc chromosome 7, Sscrofa11.1, whole genome shotgun sequence genome, one interval contains:
- the DLK2 gene encoding protein delta homolog 2 isoform X2: protein MPSGCRCLHLVCLLCILAAPVKPVRADDCSSHCDLAHGCCAPDGSCRCDPGWEGLHCERCVRMPGCQHGTCHQPWQCICHSGWAGKFCDKDEHVCTTQSPCRNGGQCIYDGGGEYHCVCPPGFHGRDCERKEGPCEQAGSPCRNGGQCQDDQGFALNYTCRCLAGFVGAHCEVNVDDCLMRPCANGATCLDGINRFSCLCPEGFAGRFCTINLDDCASRPCQRGARCRDRVHDFDCLCPSGYGGKTCELVLPVPDPATTADIPPGPTLAVVVPATGPIPHSAGAGLLRISVKEVVRRQEAGLGKSSLVAVVVFGAVTATLVLSTVLLTLRAWRRGVCPPGPCCYPAPHYAPARQDQECQVSMLPAGLPLPPDLPPEPGKTTAL, encoded by the exons ATGCCCAGCGGCTGCCGCTGCCTACATCTCGTGTGCCTGTTGTGCATCCTGGCGGCACCCGTAAAGCCTGTCCGAG CCGATGACTGCAGCTCTCACTGTGACCTGGCCCACGGCTGCTGTGCGCCTGACGGCTCCTGCAG GTGTGAcccaggctgggaggggctgcACTGTGAGCGCTGTGTGAGGATGCCCGGTTGCCAACACGGTACTTGCCATCAGCCCTGGCAGTGCATCTGTCACAGTGGCTGGGCGGGCAAGTTCTGTGACAAAG ATGAGCACGTCTGTACCACGCAGTCCCCCTGCCGGAACGGAGGCCAGTGCATATATGATGGGGGCGGCGAGTACCACTGTGTGTGCCCACCAGGCTTCCATGGGCGTGACTGCGAGCGCAAGGAGGGACCCTGTGAGCAGGCGGG ctCCCCGTGCCGGAATGGCGGGCAGTGCCAGGATGACCAGGGCTTTGCCCTCAATTACACGTGCCGCTGCTTGGCGGGCTTCGTTGGGGCCCACTGTGAGGTGAACGTGGATGACTGTCTGATGCGGCCTTGTGCCAACGGCGCCACCTGCCTGGATGGCATCAACCgcttctcctgcctctgccctgaggGCTTTGCTGGACGCTTCTGCACCATCAACCTGGATGACTGTGCCAGCCGCCCATGCCAGAGAGGGGCCCGCTGTCGGGACCGTGTCCATGACTTTGACTGTCTCTGCCCCAGTGGCTATGGGGGCAAGACTTGTGAGCTGGTCTTACCCGTCCCAGATCCTGCCACCACAGCAGACATCCCCCCGGGGCCCACCTTAGCCGTCGTGGTGCCAGCCACGGGGCCCATCCCCCACAGCGCAGGGGCCGGTCTGCTGCGCATCTCCGTGAAGGAGGTGGTGCGGAGGCAAGAGGCCGGGCTGGGCAAGTCCAGCCTGGTGGCTGTGGTGGTTTTTGGGGCGGTCACCGCCACCCTGGTCCTGTCCACGGTGTTGCTGACCCTGAGGGCCTGGCGCCGGGGTGTCTGCCCCCCCGGACCCTGTTGCTACCCTGCCCCACACTATGCCCCGGCGCGCCAGGACCAGGAGTGCCAGGTTAGCATGCTGCCAGCGGGGCTCCCCCTGCCACCCGACCTGCCCCCCGAGCCCGGTAAGACTACAGCCCTGTGA
- the DLK2 gene encoding protein delta homolog 2 precursor (The RefSeq protein has 5 substitutions compared to this genomic sequence) has translation MPSGCRCLHLVCLLCILGAPVKPVRADDCSSHCDLAHGCCAPDGSCRCDPGWEGLHCERCVRMPGCQHGTCHQPWQCICHSGWAGKFCDKDEHVCTTQSPCRNGGQCVYDGGGEYHCVCPPGFHGRDCERKEGPCEQAGSPCRNGGQCQDDQGFALNYTCRCLAGFVGAHCEVNVDDCLMRPCANGATCLDGINRFSCLCPEGFAGRFCTINLDDCASRPCQRGARCRDRVHDFDCLCPSGYGGKTCELALPVPDPATTADIPPGPTLAVVVPATGPIPHGAGAGLLRISVKEVVRRQEAGLGESSLVAVVVFGAVTATLVLSTVLLTLRAWRRGVCPPGPCCYPAPHYAPARQDQECQVSMLPAGLPLPPDLPPEPGKTTAL, from the exons ATGCCCAGCGGCTGCCGCTGCCTACATCTCGTGTGCCTGTTGTGCATCCTGGCGGCACCCGTAAAGCCTGTCCGAG CCGATGACTGCAGCTCTCACTGTGACCTGGCCCACGGCTGCTGTGCGCCTGACGGCTCCTGCAG GTGTGAcccaggctgggaggggctgcACTGTGAGCGCTGTGTGAGGATGCCCGGTTGCCAACACGGTACTTGCCATCAGCCCTGGCAGTGCATCTGTCACAGTGGCTGGGCGGGCAAGTTCTGTGACAAAG ATGAGCACGTCTGTACCACGCAGTCCCCCTGCCGGAACGGAGGCCAGTGCATATATGATGGGGGCGGCGAGTACCACTGTGTGTGCCCACCAGGCTTCCATGGGCGTGACTGCGAGCGCAAGGAGGGACCCTGTGAGCAGGCGGG ctCCCCGTGCCGGAATGGCGGGCAGTGCCAGGATGACCAGGGCTTTGCCCTCAATTACACGTGCCGCTGCTTGGCGGGCTTCGTTGGGGCCCACTGTGAGGTGAACGTGGATGACTGTCTGATGCGGCCTTGTGCCAACGGCGCCACCTGCCTGGATGGCATCAACCgcttctcctgcctctgccctgaggGCTTTGCTGGACGCTTCTGCACCATCAACCTGGATGACTGTGCCAGCCGCCCATGCCAGAGAGGGGCCCGCTGTCGGGACCGTGTCCATGACTTTGACTGTCTCTGCCCCAGTGGCTATGGGGGCAAGACTTGTGAGCTGGTCTTACCCGTCCCAGATCCTGCCACCACAGCAGACATCCCCCCGGGGCCCACCTTAGCCGTCGTGGTGCCAGCCACGGGGCCCATCCCCCACAGCGCAGGGGCCGGTCTGCTGCGCATCTCCGTGAAGGAGGTGGTGCGGAGGCAAGAGGCCGGGCTGGGCAAGTCCAGCCTGGTGGCTGTGGTGGTTTTTGGGGCGGTCACCGCCACCCTGGTCCTGTCCACGGTGTTGCTGACCCTGAGGGCCTGGCGCCGGGGTGTCTGCCCCCCCGGACCCTGTTGCTACCCTGCCCCACACTATGCCCCGGCGCGCCAGGACCAGGAGTGCCAGGTTAGCATGCTGCCAGCGGGGCTCCCCCTGCCACCCGACCTGCCCCCCGAGCCCGGTAAGACTACAGCCCTGTGA
- the DLK2 gene encoding protein delta homolog 2 isoform X1 → MPGTGPRVAFVLEVASSRCPHPRPRLLLRPDLALHCPSFTPLPQSPLMVPVCGRLASSNLSRPALLLPPPPSSIWTPLSPLSYCHSEPESVPLSLRLAASQPVLSHRCPHIRRPIRPSLLGLALTMPSGCRCLHLVCLLCILAAPVKPVRADDCSSHCDLAHGCCAPDGSCRCDPGWEGLHCERCVRMPGCQHGTCHQPWQCICHSGWAGKFCDKDEHVCTTQSPCRNGGQCIYDGGGEYHCVCPPGFHGRDCERKEGPCEQAGSPCRNGGQCQDDQGFALNYTCRCLAGFVGAHCEVNVDDCLMRPCANGATCLDGINRFSCLCPEGFAGRFCTINLDDCASRPCQRGARCRDRVHDFDCLCPSGYGGKTCELVLPVPDPATTADIPPGPTLAVVVPATGPIPHSAGAGLLRISVKEVVRRQEAGLGKSSLVAVVVFGAVTATLVLSTVLLTLRAWRRGVCPPGPCCYPAPHYAPARQDQECQVSMLPAGLPLPPDLPPEPGKTTAL, encoded by the exons ATGCCGGGAACCGGCCCCCGCGTCGCCTTCGTGCTCGAGGTAGCCTCTTCGCGctgtccccacccccgcccccggctcctcCTGCGCCCTGATCTCGCTCTGCACTGCCCATCCTTCACCCCCTTACCACAGAGCCCTCTCATGGTTCCTGTCTGCGGTCGCCTCGCCTCCTCAAACCTTTCCCGCCCCGccctcctgctgcccccacccccttcttctATCTGGACTCCCCTCTCCCCGCTGAGCTACTGTCACTCGGAACCGGAATCCGTGCCTCTATCTTTGCGTCTGGCCGCCTCCCAGCCTGTGCTGTCCCACAGGTGTCCGCACATCCGGCGGCCCATCCGACCGTCCCTCCTGGGGCTGGCGCTGACCATGCCCAGCGGCTGCCGCTGCCTACATCTCGTGTGCCTGTTGTGCATCCTGGCGGCACCCGTAAAGCCTGTCCGAG CCGATGACTGCAGCTCTCACTGTGACCTGGCCCACGGCTGCTGTGCGCCTGACGGCTCCTGCAG GTGTGAcccaggctgggaggggctgcACTGTGAGCGCTGTGTGAGGATGCCCGGTTGCCAACACGGTACTTGCCATCAGCCCTGGCAGTGCATCTGTCACAGTGGCTGGGCGGGCAAGTTCTGTGACAAAG ATGAGCACGTCTGTACCACGCAGTCCCCCTGCCGGAACGGAGGCCAGTGCATATATGATGGGGGCGGCGAGTACCACTGTGTGTGCCCACCAGGCTTCCATGGGCGTGACTGCGAGCGCAAGGAGGGACCCTGTGAGCAGGCGGG ctCCCCGTGCCGGAATGGCGGGCAGTGCCAGGATGACCAGGGCTTTGCCCTCAATTACACGTGCCGCTGCTTGGCGGGCTTCGTTGGGGCCCACTGTGAGGTGAACGTGGATGACTGTCTGATGCGGCCTTGTGCCAACGGCGCCACCTGCCTGGATGGCATCAACCgcttctcctgcctctgccctgaggGCTTTGCTGGACGCTTCTGCACCATCAACCTGGATGACTGTGCCAGCCGCCCATGCCAGAGAGGGGCCCGCTGTCGGGACCGTGTCCATGACTTTGACTGTCTCTGCCCCAGTGGCTATGGGGGCAAGACTTGTGAGCTGGTCTTACCCGTCCCAGATCCTGCCACCACAGCAGACATCCCCCCGGGGCCCACCTTAGCCGTCGTGGTGCCAGCCACGGGGCCCATCCCCCACAGCGCAGGGGCCGGTCTGCTGCGCATCTCCGTGAAGGAGGTGGTGCGGAGGCAAGAGGCCGGGCTGGGCAAGTCCAGCCTGGTGGCTGTGGTGGTTTTTGGGGCGGTCACCGCCACCCTGGTCCTGTCCACGGTGTTGCTGACCCTGAGGGCCTGGCGCCGGGGTGTCTGCCCCCCCGGACCCTGTTGCTACCCTGCCCCACACTATGCCCCGGCGCGCCAGGACCAGGAGTGCCAGGTTAGCATGCTGCCAGCGGGGCTCCCCCTGCCACCCGACCTGCCCCCCGAGCCCGGTAAGACTACAGCCCTGTGA